In Sphingopyxis sp. CCNWLW2, a single window of DNA contains:
- a CDS encoding benzoate/H(+) symporter BenE family transporter, with protein MLRSLPPVPAWSSALIAALVGFGGTIALVVQAMRNLGASGAQTGSAVTALCLGIALAGAALSWRLRMPVVLAWSTPGAALLAAAAPGLSWPVAVGIFLSAALMMILLGIVPLLGRLAERIPASIASAMLAGVLLPFCLKLFGLGATDPLLIALLVAVFVAARQRLPLYALLLALAAGMALTLLRGDIGPLPPGATLGTLLPVVPAFDARAILSVGVPLFLVTLVSQNLPGLVVLRGAGYAPPPRPLIVGSALAWLAAAPFGAHGLNLAAITAAICTAEEAHPDRAKRWSVGMLYAGFYLLLAIFSPLLVRLFLALPPTVIAALTGVALIPALLGAMEAMMAAKSDRDPAILTFLATGSGLTLFGLGSAFWGLVVGFLALAASRWLSART; from the coding sequence ATGCTGCGTAGCCTGCCCCCCGTCCCTGCCTGGTCCTCGGCGCTGATCGCCGCGCTCGTCGGCTTTGGCGGGACGATCGCGCTCGTCGTCCAGGCGATGCGCAACCTCGGCGCGTCGGGCGCCCAGACGGGGTCGGCGGTCACCGCGCTATGCCTCGGCATCGCACTCGCCGGTGCGGCGTTGTCGTGGCGGCTGCGCATGCCCGTGGTGCTCGCCTGGTCGACCCCCGGCGCGGCGCTGCTCGCTGCGGCCGCACCCGGCTTGTCGTGGCCCGTCGCGGTGGGCATCTTCCTGTCGGCGGCGCTGATGATGATCCTGCTCGGCATCGTGCCCCTGCTCGGACGGCTCGCCGAACGCATCCCGGCGTCGATCGCCTCGGCGATGCTCGCGGGTGTGCTCCTGCCCTTCTGCCTCAAGCTGTTCGGGCTCGGCGCCACCGACCCGCTACTTATCGCCTTGCTCGTCGCGGTCTTCGTCGCCGCGCGCCAGCGGCTGCCGCTCTACGCGCTGCTCCTCGCGCTCGCGGCGGGCATGGCGCTGACGCTGCTGCGCGGCGATATCGGGCCGCTGCCGCCCGGCGCGACCCTCGGCACACTTTTGCCCGTGGTTCCCGCCTTCGACGCGCGCGCGATCCTCAGCGTCGGCGTGCCGCTGTTCCTCGTGACCCTGGTGTCGCAGAACCTGCCCGGCCTCGTCGTGCTGCGCGGCGCGGGTTATGCACCGCCACCGCGTCCGCTGATCGTCGGGAGCGCGCTCGCCTGGCTCGCGGCGGCGCCCTTCGGCGCGCACGGCCTCAACCTCGCGGCTATCACCGCGGCGATCTGCACCGCCGAGGAGGCGCACCCCGACCGCGCGAAACGGTGGAGCGTCGGTATGCTCTATGCGGGCTTCTATCTGCTGCTCGCCATCTTCTCGCCGCTGCTCGTGCGCCTCTTCCTCGCGCTGCCGCCCACGGTCATCGCGGCGCTGACCGGCGTCGCGCTGATCCCCGCGCTGCTCGGCGCGATGGAGGCGATGATGGCGGCAAAGTCCGACCGCGACCCCGCGATCCTGACCTTCCTCGCCACCGGATCGGGGCTGACGCTGTTCGGGCTCGGATCGGCCTTTTGGGGACTGGTCGTCGGCTTTCTGGCGCTCGCGGCGAGCCGATGGCTGTCGGCGCGAACCTGA
- a CDS encoding Rap1a/Tai family immunity protein encodes MRLIALALFAALLPAESSAFQKRESLAGGNSYYSQCVAGPKDYSACIGYFMGIADAPVMNTGKTPEEAVYCPQAGASYEQYRDVFHKFLRDNPQTRQLSTHHLFLMAMNASFPCKSSPYLSVDPNTGGVYISVPKPR; translated from the coding sequence ATGCGGTTGATTGCTCTGGCCCTGTTCGCGGCGCTGTTGCCGGCTGAAAGCTCGGCATTTCAGAAGCGCGAAAGCCTTGCGGGCGGCAATTCCTATTACAGCCAATGCGTCGCGGGTCCGAAGGACTATAGCGCTTGCATCGGATATTTCATGGGCATCGCCGATGCGCCCGTGATGAACACGGGGAAAACGCCTGAAGAGGCCGTGTACTGCCCGCAGGCGGGCGCGTCATATGAGCAGTATCGCGACGTGTTTCACAAATTCCTTCGCGACAATCCGCAGACCCGGCAATTGTCCACGCACCATCTGTTTCTGATGGCGATGAACGCCTCCTTCCCGTGCAAGAGTTCGCCCTATCTCTCGGTCGATCCGAACACCGGTGGCGTATATATCTCGGTGCCCAAACCGCGATAG
- a CDS encoding prolyl oligopeptidase family serine peptidase — MTRLRPYRASIAAITAALIAAASPAHADELEWLEKHDDPKALGWAREKTAEAKAALMALPGYQGILTELQTVLKANAPIADMALMGPRAVRLFRDAAHPKGLLQIADRGKEGSLGAWRTVLDVAAYGKAAGKPYALNWGYGSSCLPPAYDRCLLGFSDGGSDELALREFDMKTGDFVAGGFSTPAARAQFAWLDRDNVVIAHTIGASPKTAAGWGAAARLWKRGTDVASAPVIFTPPATDATLQFARAGSAVRAIMTRVIDYSTFEIHSVDAAGKVTKLPIPAKLKPFGPLGGTDRHALFQLTEPATINGRSYPGESVMAYDFAADVKDADRIQLVYAPAEGEVISFFGGYASSKSRVFLPVQKSLKTIIKAASFGAQGWSVTPVVAGEAGIDLGVASANAADEDIIIRRTGFLVPTSLEFRPAKGASRILEQGQHAFDESRYTVEVKSARSKDGTPVDYYLVRPNTPARPGAVPTLITGYGAFGITLTPSYLGRAFGGQALKLWFDRGGALALPAIRGGGERGQAWHQAAIREKRQVSYDDFIAVTEDLVKSGFTQPKHIGVFGSSNGGLLSAVVATQRPDLYAAAISDVPLADMLRYPKIAMGAAWMDEYGDPSKPEVAEKLRAYSPVHNVKPGVTYPPFLVTVSTTDNRVGPGHARKLAARLMETPGQTWLLEDEEGGHGVSDPLARPDIMAMRMTFLIDYLMGDDIPSEREK, encoded by the coding sequence ATGACCCGTCTTCGCCCGTATCGCGCCTCGATTGCCGCAATCACCGCGGCGCTGATCGCCGCCGCTTCGCCCGCGCACGCCGACGAGCTGGAGTGGCTCGAAAAGCATGATGACCCCAAGGCATTGGGCTGGGCACGCGAGAAGACGGCCGAGGCCAAGGCGGCGTTGATGGCGCTGCCCGGTTATCAGGGCATCCTCACCGAGTTGCAGACGGTGCTCAAGGCGAATGCCCCGATCGCCGACATGGCGTTGATGGGGCCGCGCGCGGTTCGGCTGTTCCGCGACGCCGCCCATCCCAAGGGGCTGCTCCAGATTGCCGATCGCGGCAAGGAGGGGAGCCTCGGCGCGTGGCGCACGGTGCTCGACGTCGCGGCCTATGGCAAGGCGGCGGGCAAGCCCTATGCGCTCAATTGGGGTTATGGTTCGTCCTGCCTGCCGCCCGCTTATGACCGCTGCCTGCTCGGCTTTTCGGATGGCGGATCGGACGAACTCGCGTTGCGCGAATTCGACATGAAGACGGGCGATTTCGTTGCAGGCGGCTTTTCCACGCCCGCGGCGCGCGCGCAATTCGCCTGGCTCGACCGGGACAATGTGGTGATCGCGCACACGATCGGCGCCAGCCCCAAAACCGCGGCGGGCTGGGGTGCGGCGGCGCGATTGTGGAAGCGCGGGACGGATGTCGCGAGCGCGCCGGTGATCTTCACCCCGCCCGCGACCGACGCGACGCTGCAATTCGCGCGGGCTGGCAGCGCGGTGCGCGCGATTATGACGCGCGTGATCGATTATTCGACCTTCGAGATCCATTCGGTCGACGCGGCGGGCAAGGTGACCAAGCTGCCGATTCCCGCAAAGCTCAAGCCCTTCGGGCCGCTGGGCGGGACCGATCGTCATGCGCTGTTCCAGCTTACCGAGCCTGCCACGATCAACGGGCGCAGCTATCCGGGCGAAAGCGTGATGGCATATGATTTCGCGGCCGACGTTAAGGATGCCGATCGAATCCAGCTCGTTTATGCACCCGCCGAAGGTGAGGTGATCTCGTTCTTCGGCGGCTATGCGTCGAGCAAGTCGCGCGTGTTCCTGCCCGTCCAGAAATCGCTCAAGACCATAATCAAGGCGGCGTCGTTCGGCGCGCAGGGATGGAGCGTCACGCCCGTCGTCGCCGGCGAGGCGGGGATCGACCTGGGTGTCGCGAGCGCCAATGCCGCCGACGAGGATATCATCATCCGCCGCACCGGCTTTCTCGTTCCCACTTCGCTTGAGTTCCGTCCGGCAAAAGGTGCATCGCGCATCCTTGAACAGGGCCAGCATGCCTTTGACGAGAGCCGCTACACCGTTGAGGTGAAGTCGGCGCGGTCGAAGGATGGAACCCCCGTCGACTATTATCTTGTGCGCCCCAACACCCCCGCGCGGCCGGGTGCGGTGCCGACGCTCATCACCGGCTATGGCGCGTTCGGGATCACGCTGACGCCGTCCTATCTGGGGCGCGCGTTCGGCGGGCAGGCGCTCAAGCTATGGTTCGATCGCGGCGGGGCGCTCGCACTTCCCGCGATCCGCGGCGGCGGCGAGCGGGGTCAGGCATGGCACCAGGCCGCGATTCGCGAGAAGCGGCAGGTGTCCTATGACGATTTCATCGCGGTGACCGAGGATCTGGTGAAATCGGGCTTCACCCAGCCCAAACATATCGGTGTGTTCGGGAGTTCGAATGGCGGCCTGCTCTCGGCAGTCGTCGCAACGCAGCGCCCCGATCTCTATGCCGCCGCGATCAGCGACGTACCGCTGGCCGACATGCTGCGCTATCCGAAGATCGCGATGGGCGCGGCGTGGATGGACGAATATGGCGACCCGTCAAAGCCCGAGGTGGCCGAAAAGCTCCGCGCCTATTCGCCCGTCCATAATGTGAAGCCCGGCGTCACCTATCCGCCCTTCCTGGTCACCGTATCGACCACCGACAATCGCGTCGGGCCCGGGCACGCGCGCAAGCTCGCCGCGCGGCTCATGGAAACCCCGGGACAGACATGGCTGCTGGAAGATGAAGAGGGCGGGCATGGCGTCAGCGATCCGCTCGCGCGGCCCGACATCATGGCGATGCGGATGACGTTCCTGATCGACTATCTGATGGGCGACGACATTCCATCAGAGCGAGAGAAGTAA
- a CDS encoding DUF2339 domain-containing protein, producing MFDFLAFLAIIILFILLMDTRGRLKRAETTLLEAAKRIGALQRGAAPPVADEAAAEIAAAVRDAAVPVQDQPVVAADATPLPALSADPVESTIETPPSPAVAAAPALKPPKAPVPAGPPVSLASRFENLFGKTLPIWAGGLTLAIAGVLIVRYAIDAGFFARIFTPGVQIVAGLLFGLGLIGGAEYAWRNEEKLRDVRVPQALSGAGIATLYAAIMVAANVYQLIGPLLAFLALALVTAAALGLSLRFGPPSALLGLAGGLAAPAMVGAVEPNVPLLAVYLALTIAGLAGVARARRWPWLALAALVGGIGWGLWMVLASAALDIVGALSIGGFVLLLAIALPMMAFDGPRSTLLRAASAIVGALQLALLVGYGGFAPLHWGLFALIAAAGQWLAWRERGFAIVPTISLLLSLALLAAWPDPTPFWFGLIGLSLLIIHALPLLVRLWVAPKKLSPAHELCVIALAAAPLTKWHFWGIADSALALIALGGALLAAAGIARGWKVEGRTSDGRVAWLAATAGALLALAILLVTPAWLAPLGIAAVAVALLFFGKVALDPRIERVAAGFVGAALIALVETSRALVELSRLVEGANGADTVALVRWAGLAVTALLFAVRGEGAIVRRLGQIGAALFAYGAFAQLLPANALMLVPALGGAAVLLATQRVAFSRVDGAAASLAVLSLAWAALPIAIWSTKALLSLVGMPMSFDDTLLTIEPLLLRLLLPALLFAIPVWMVRDALPRWLRIAALSLAAIVGGIAVHSLYRLGFAAIAGGNFVTTGILQRLIWEALLIGAGWFAMARGLTGLARPLIVAGTAHALFYGLILHNPLWSMQAVGSWPLVNLLIPLFLLPWLGLTRMPALFAKAPAQLDRAIQIVTMLLALGFAWATLRQLFHGALLAQPGVTEAENILRSILILALALGFLLWGIRAKRHDWRIASLVLMIGAAGKVFLFDASGLEGLARIGSFVALGFSLIGIGWLYSRQLAPDRDNAAPASA from the coding sequence GTGTTCGACTTCCTCGCGTTTCTGGCCATCATCATCCTGTTCATCCTGTTGATGGACACCCGCGGCCGGTTGAAGCGGGCGGAGACGACGCTGCTGGAAGCGGCCAAACGGATCGGCGCGCTGCAGCGCGGGGCCGCACCGCCGGTGGCCGACGAGGCGGCCGCCGAGATCGCGGCGGCCGTGCGGGACGCCGCCGTTCCGGTGCAGGACCAGCCCGTAGTCGCTGCCGATGCAACACCGCTTCCCGCGCTCTCAGCCGATCCCGTCGAGAGCACCATTGAAACGCCGCCCTCGCCCGCCGTCGCGGCGGCGCCTGCACTGAAACCGCCGAAGGCACCCGTTCCGGCCGGACCGCCGGTCAGTCTCGCGTCGCGGTTCGAGAATCTGTTTGGGAAGACGCTGCCGATCTGGGCCGGCGGGCTCACGCTCGCGATCGCTGGCGTGTTGATCGTTCGCTATGCGATCGACGCCGGTTTCTTTGCGCGCATCTTCACGCCCGGCGTGCAGATCGTCGCGGGACTCTTGTTCGGCCTCGGGCTGATCGGCGGCGCCGAATATGCCTGGCGTAACGAGGAAAAATTGCGCGACGTCCGCGTGCCCCAAGCGCTCTCGGGCGCGGGCATCGCGACACTCTACGCCGCGATCATGGTCGCGGCGAACGTCTATCAGCTGATCGGGCCGCTGCTCGCCTTCCTCGCGCTCGCGCTCGTCACCGCCGCGGCGCTCGGCCTGTCGCTCCGCTTCGGTCCGCCGAGCGCGCTGCTCGGCCTCGCGGGCGGGCTGGCGGCGCCCGCGATGGTCGGGGCGGTCGAACCCAATGTGCCGCTGCTCGCGGTCTATCTCGCGCTGACGATCGCCGGGCTCGCGGGGGTGGCGCGCGCGCGGCGCTGGCCGTGGCTCGCGCTCGCGGCGTTGGTCGGCGGGATCGGCTGGGGACTGTGGATGGTCCTGGCGAGCGCCGCGCTCGATATCGTCGGGGCGCTCTCGATCGGCGGCTTTGTCCTGCTCCTCGCGATCGCGCTGCCGATGATGGCATTCGACGGACCGCGCTCGACGCTGCTACGCGCCGCCTCGGCGATCGTCGGCGCGCTCCAGCTGGCGCTGCTCGTCGGTTATGGCGGCTTCGCGCCGCTCCACTGGGGCCTGTTCGCGCTGATCGCCGCGGCAGGGCAATGGCTCGCCTGGCGCGAGCGCGGCTTCGCGATCGTTCCGACGATCAGCCTGCTGCTCTCGCTGGCATTGCTGGCTGCCTGGCCCGATCCGACGCCCTTCTGGTTCGGTCTGATCGGACTGTCGCTGCTGATCATCCACGCCCTGCCGCTTCTTGTGCGGCTGTGGGTCGCCCCAAAAAAGCTAAGTCCGGCACACGAGCTTTGTGTGATCGCACTCGCCGCCGCACCGCTGACGAAATGGCACTTCTGGGGCATCGCCGACAGCGCGCTCGCCTTGATTGCTCTTGGCGGCGCGCTGCTCGCCGCGGCCGGCATCGCGCGCGGCTGGAAGGTTGAGGGGCGGACGAGCGACGGCCGCGTCGCATGGCTCGCAGCGACGGCGGGCGCGCTGCTCGCGCTCGCCATTCTCCTCGTCACTCCCGCGTGGCTGGCACCGCTTGGTATCGCTGCGGTAGCAGTCGCGCTGCTCTTCTTCGGCAAGGTCGCTCTCGACCCGCGCATTGAACGCGTCGCGGCGGGCTTCGTCGGCGCCGCACTGATCGCGCTGGTCGAGACATCGCGCGCCTTGGTCGAGCTGTCGCGGCTGGTCGAGGGTGCAAATGGCGCAGACACCGTGGCGCTTGTCCGCTGGGCCGGCCTTGCTGTCACTGCGCTCCTGTTCGCGGTTCGTGGCGAAGGCGCTATCGTGCGCCGGCTCGGCCAGATTGGCGCGGCATTGTTCGCCTACGGCGCCTTCGCGCAGCTCCTCCCGGCGAACGCGCTGATGCTCGTTCCGGCACTGGGCGGGGCGGCGGTGCTGCTTGCCACGCAGCGAGTTGCCTTCAGCCGCGTCGACGGCGCGGCGGCCAGCCTTGCCGTACTCAGCCTTGCGTGGGCGGCGCTCCCGATTGCCATCTGGTCGACAAAAGCATTGCTGTCGCTCGTCGGTATGCCGATGTCATTCGATGACACGCTGCTCACGATCGAACCGTTGCTGCTGCGGCTGCTGCTTCCCGCATTGCTGTTCGCGATACCCGTCTGGATGGTCCGCGATGCGCTCCCGCGCTGGCTGCGGATCGCCGCGCTCAGCCTCGCCGCCATAGTCGGCGGCATCGCCGTCCATTCGCTCTATCGCCTCGGCTTCGCTGCGATAGCGGGCGGGAACTTCGTCACGACGGGCATCCTTCAGCGGCTGATCTGGGAAGCGTTGTTGATCGGCGCGGGCTGGTTCGCGATGGCGCGCGGGCTGACCGGCCTCGCCCGCCCGCTGATTGTCGCGGGCACCGCACACGCACTTTTCTATGGCCTCATCCTGCACAATCCCTTGTGGTCCATGCAGGCGGTGGGAAGCTGGCCGCTCGTCAACCTGCTCATCCCGCTCTTCCTGCTGCCGTGGCTCGGGCTGACGCGGATGCCGGCGCTGTTCGCCAAGGCACCGGCACAGCTCGACCGCGCGATCCAGATTGTAACGATGCTGCTCGCCCTGGGCTTTGCATGGGCGACGCTTCGCCAACTGTTCCACGGCGCGCTGCTCGCGCAGCCGGGCGTCACCGAGGCGGAAAATATCCTGCGGTCGATCCTCATCCTCGCGCTCGCGCTCGGCTTCCTCCTGTGGGGCATCCGGGCCAAGCGTCACGACTGGCGTATCGCGTCGCTGGTGCTGATGATCGGCGCGGCGGGCAAGGTCTTCCTCTTCGACGCCTCGGGGCTCGAAGGGCTCGCACGGATCGGCTCGTTCGTCGCGCTCGGGTTCAGCCTGATCGGCATCGGCTGGCTCTATAGCCGCCAGCTCGCCCCCGACCGCGACAATGCCGCGCCGGCATCGGCCTGA
- a CDS encoding TonB-dependent receptor, giving the protein MAFRKAAFAAVMVTTALNSSLAFAQEADDKGAGLGEGEIVVTAQRREERLVDVPISVSAVSSAAIDRAQVRNVSDIATIVPNIQINETIGNSFGPLITIRGLSPSADTSLARDQPVGLYIDGVPIGKSTGAAFDTVDLERVEVLRGPQGTLYGKNTIGGAVNLITRKPSGEFGGQYLAGAGSWGQFNQRISVDLPEVAGFSAKVGLITKLDGGYYRNSVRKDNFGEEELWAARADLLWRPSGSFSALYSYDISDSKGTPNQLATTAVTGSGATAFVNALLRPYVVSGRTREIGAQSALRSDYRTNGHALTLEWEPGIGDLTLKSITARRTAITRSASDFDGSPLDLLRIILDNNYKQFTQEFQAIGTVGDFKYTLGAFYLDDEYDVFNPRWNFQFGGNAFDISERGGRSKSYAGYGQLAWTPRALDEKLTASVGLRYTRESKHAYELLLSNSAYRVNPAAPGSGVFQRDANGNPITRSGGPAAGARPGAGGIGYTDLSPLENSGVWKRFNPEFNILYKFQPDFSVYGRVATGFKSGGINDTAATNAAFMTSYNPEKLTSYELGMKYGGFGNLLNLNAAVYHSIYKDFQAGVLVPALVTTNIINAGKAKFTGVEVEGVLRPVEGLSFNFGGGYVDARYTDFILPDGTDVTKTYVLSRVPKWNYQIGGLYRHDAGVGRLEASLNYSWRSSQFSSITPDTLAKMPSYGLLDGRIALTQIELGGGTTLEVAAWGKNLTDKEYLVSAINLGVLTLGQFGDPRSFGGEVRIRF; this is encoded by the coding sequence ATGGCATTTCGGAAAGCCGCGTTCGCGGCGGTCATGGTCACGACTGCGTTGAACTCGTCGTTGGCATTCGCGCAGGAGGCGGATGACAAGGGTGCGGGACTTGGCGAAGGCGAGATCGTCGTTACCGCTCAGCGCCGTGAAGAACGGCTGGTCGATGTGCCGATCTCCGTCTCCGCTGTGAGCAGCGCGGCGATCGACCGGGCACAGGTCCGCAACGTGTCAGATATCGCGACGATCGTACCGAACATCCAGATCAACGAGACGATCGGCAACAGCTTCGGGCCGCTGATCACGATCCGCGGCCTGTCGCCTTCGGCCGACACCAGCCTCGCTCGCGACCAGCCCGTGGGCCTCTATATCGACGGTGTGCCGATCGGGAAATCGACCGGCGCGGCCTTCGACACCGTCGATCTGGAACGCGTCGAGGTGCTGCGCGGACCCCAGGGCACTTTGTACGGCAAGAACACGATCGGCGGCGCGGTCAATCTGATAACGCGCAAGCCGAGCGGTGAATTCGGCGGCCAATATCTGGCGGGCGCCGGGAGCTGGGGCCAGTTCAACCAGCGCATTTCGGTCGACCTGCCCGAAGTGGCGGGTTTCAGCGCCAAGGTGGGCCTGATCACCAAGCTCGACGGCGGCTATTATCGCAACAGCGTGCGCAAGGATAATTTCGGCGAAGAAGAGTTGTGGGCGGCGCGCGCCGACCTGTTGTGGCGTCCGTCGGGCAGCTTCAGCGCGCTCTACAGCTACGATATTTCGGACAGCAAAGGTACGCCGAACCAGCTTGCCACCACCGCGGTCACCGGATCGGGCGCGACCGCGTTCGTCAACGCGCTGCTCCGGCCCTATGTGGTGAGCGGACGGACGCGCGAGATCGGTGCGCAAAGCGCGCTGCGCAGCGACTATCGCACCAACGGGCACGCGCTCACCCTTGAATGGGAGCCGGGGATCGGTGACCTCACGCTCAAGTCGATCACCGCGCGGCGGACCGCGATTACCCGGTCGGCGAGCGATTTCGACGGCAGCCCCCTCGATCTGCTGCGCATCATCCTCGACAATAATTACAAGCAGTTCACGCAGGAATTTCAGGCGATCGGAACCGTCGGCGATTTCAAATATACGCTCGGCGCCTTCTATCTCGACGACGAATATGATGTGTTCAACCCGCGCTGGAACTTCCAGTTCGGTGGCAACGCCTTCGACATCAGCGAACGCGGCGGCCGTTCGAAATCCTATGCCGGCTATGGCCAGCTTGCGTGGACGCCGCGCGCGCTCGACGAGAAGCTGACGGCGTCGGTCGGGCTTCGCTACACGCGCGAATCGAAACACGCCTATGAGCTGCTGCTGTCCAATTCGGCCTATCGCGTCAATCCGGCGGCGCCCGGTTCGGGCGTGTTCCAGCGCGACGCGAACGGCAACCCGATCACCCGCAGCGGCGGCCCGGCGGCGGGTGCGCGGCCGGGTGCGGGCGGGATCGGCTATACCGACCTCAGTCCGCTCGAAAATTCGGGGGTGTGGAAGCGGTTCAATCCCGAGTTCAACATCCTCTATAAATTCCAGCCCGACTTTTCGGTCTATGGGCGCGTGGCGACGGGCTTCAAGAGCGGGGGCATCAACGATACCGCTGCGACCAACGCGGCCTTTATGACCTCCTATAATCCGGAAAAGCTGACGTCGTACGAATTGGGCATGAAATATGGCGGCTTCGGCAACCTGCTCAATCTGAACGCCGCGGTCTATCACTCGATCTATAAGGATTTTCAGGCCGGGGTGCTCGTCCCCGCGCTGGTGACCACCAACATCATCAACGCGGGCAAGGCGAAGTTCACCGGCGTCGAGGTCGAGGGAGTGCTGCGCCCCGTCGAAGGGCTGAGCTTCAACTTCGGCGGCGGCTATGTCGATGCGCGCTACACCGACTTCATCCTGCCCGACGGCACTGACGTCACCAAAACCTATGTGCTCTCGCGCGTGCCCAAGTGGAATTATCAGATCGGCGGGCTTTATCGCCACGATGCCGGTGTTGGGCGACTGGAGGCGAGCCTCAACTACAGCTGGCGCAGCAGCCAGTTCTCGTCGATTACGCCGGACACGCTGGCGAAGATGCCGTCCTATGGCTTGCTCGACGGGCGCATCGCGCTCACCCAGATCGAACTTGGCGGCGGCACGACGCTTGAGGTTGCGGCGTGGGGCAAGAATCTGACCGACAAGGAATATCTGGTCAGCGCAATCAACCTCGGTGTCCTCACGCTCGGTCAATTTGGCGATCCGCGCAGTTTCGGCGGCGAAGTTCGTATCCGCTTCTGA
- a CDS encoding FKBP-type peptidyl-prolyl cis-trans isomerase, whose product MPKQMLAPVLIALVAIALPTVASAKTPDANAAYLQKNAKKKGVVALPGLQYEILKSGPADGVPPKLSDDVTVHYEGKLVDGTIFDSSFAKGEPVTFPLRPLIPGWGTALRLMRPGDEWIISVPAEMAYGAAGVGPIPGGSVLIFRIQLISHKPTQKPAPSPAN is encoded by the coding sequence ATGCCGAAACAAATGCTTGCTCCCGTCCTGATCGCGCTCGTCGCGATAGCGCTTCCCACGGTCGCGTCCGCCAAGACGCCCGATGCCAACGCTGCCTATCTTCAAAAGAACGCCAAAAAGAAGGGCGTCGTCGCGCTGCCCGGACTGCAATATGAAATATTGAAATCGGGTCCCGCCGATGGCGTCCCGCCCAAGCTTTCGGACGATGTGACCGTCCATTATGAAGGAAAGCTGGTCGACGGCACGATCTTCGATTCCTCTTTTGCCAAGGGCGAGCCGGTGACCTTTCCACTGCGCCCGCTGATTCCCGGATGGGGCACCGCGCTGCGCCTGATGCGGCCGGGCGACGAGTGGATCATCAGCGTCCCCGCCGAAATGGCTTATGGCGCGGCGGGTGTTGGCCCGATTCCGGGGGGCAGCGTGCTGATCTTTCGCATCCAGCTGATCAGCCACAAGCCGACGCAGAAACCCGCGCCGTCCCCCGCAAACTGA
- a CDS encoding MFS transporter, giving the protein MSMVLDPPRTGSRWVLPFLGAVTFLTAIGNIGLVSVMPTIGRLLHIPDFLVAGIFSLSALTWAISAPFWVSRIERKGPNPYIRAGLVGFVVSMGGCALSVELGLLGLLTPFAAFLLFSILRSTYGLLGSAAATATQALIAAQTAGAARTRAITTLAGALSLGTIVGPAIAPAMIVEPLGPLGPMLGFAIFGVIALGGAYIFLPRTSRGVAPVAGGAPQISLVQVWRQQGIGHYLSFGLLLCSAQAINLYTIGFVIIDRMADDPMAAQRMIGIAMTAAAVAALLGQWGFVRLFSPSPLSMMRIGTGFAFAGNLLAISHGGVNAAALGFILASFGYGLARPGFSAAASLAGSTEDQVAIASAITFIAGASITLPPVLASAAYQWWRPAPFAIAAAIGGALLLSHLLPVLARHIVHNER; this is encoded by the coding sequence ATGTCTATGGTATTGGACCCGCCGCGCACCGGGTCGCGGTGGGTCCTGCCCTTTTTGGGGGCAGTGACCTTCCTCACCGCGATCGGCAATATCGGGCTGGTGTCGGTGATGCCGACGATCGGCCGGTTGTTGCACATCCCGGATTTTCTGGTCGCGGGCATTTTTTCGCTCTCGGCGCTGACCTGGGCGATCAGCGCGCCCTTCTGGGTGTCGCGGATCGAGCGCAAGGGGCCGAATCCCTATATTCGCGCGGGGCTCGTGGGCTTCGTCGTATCGATGGGCGGCTGCGCACTGTCGGTCGAACTGGGCCTGCTGGGACTGCTCACACCTTTCGCCGCTTTCCTGCTCTTTTCGATCTTGCGGTCGACCTATGGCCTGCTTGGTTCGGCGGCGGCTACCGCAACGCAGGCGCTGATCGCGGCGCAGACGGCCGGCGCCGCCCGGACGCGCGCGATCACGACGCTGGCCGGGGCGCTCAGCCTCGGCACCATCGTCGGGCCCGCGATCGCGCCCGCGATGATTGTCGAGCCGCTGGGGCCGCTCGGGCCGATGCTGGGCTTTGCGATATTCGGCGTCATCGCGCTGGGGGGAGCCTATATATTCCTTCCTCGCACGTCGCGCGGTGTAGCGCCGGTCGCCGGCGGCGCGCCGCAAATATCGCTCGTGCAGGTCTGGCGCCAACAGGGGATAGGCCATTATCTGAGCTTTGGGCTGCTGCTTTGCTCGGCGCAGGCGATCAATCTTTATACGATCGGCTTCGTGATCATCGACCGCATGGCCGACGACCCGATGGCGGCGCAGCGGATGATCGGCATCGCGATGACCGCCGCCGCGGTGGCGGCGCTGCTCGGTCAATGGGGTTTCGTCCGGCTGTTCTCGCCGTCGCCGCTATCGATGATGCGCATCGGCACCGGCTTTGCCTTTGCCGGAAATCTTCTGGCCATATCCCATGGCGGGGTAAATGCCGCCGCCCTGGGCTTTATTCTCGCGAGCTTCGGCTATGGTCTCGCGCGCCCGGGGTTCAGCGCGGCGGCGTCGCTCGCGGGATCGACCGAGGATCAGGTCGCAATCGCTTCTGCCATCACCTTCATCGCCGGGGCGTCGATCACCTTGCCGCCCGTCCTCGCCTCCGCCGCCTATCAATGGTGGCGTCCGGCGCCGTTTGCGATCGCCGCGGCGATCGGCGGCGCCTTGCTGCTGAGCCATCTGCTGCCCGTGCTGGCCCGGCATATTGTCCACAACGAGCGATAG